One Rubripirellula reticaptiva genomic region harbors:
- a CDS encoding homoserine dehydrogenase — MEKTNIAIVGMGTVGTGVARLLLDHGDRTSRHAGRTLWLKKAVVRDLQKPRDVELPDGVVTDSIADVLNDPEITVVAQLIGGLEPARTIMLDLLEAGKDIVTANKALLAQHGPELFNRARELGRSIAFEASVAGGIPIIANISQCLSANQIVSLEGILNGTSNFIVTQMDERGASYDDVVRQAQKLGYAEADPAMDVDGSDAAQKLAILAHLAFGATVDWNDIPRVGIDGLAADDLTYARKLGYRIKLLGVAKLADDGLELSVGPTLVKIGTPLAEVRDAFNAIRVIGDAVGPVFYHGLGAGQMPTASAVVADLIDTAVGRTRLTFQTLEYFSIDQPPRVKLRDADTLVGRYYFRLPVSNHPGTLASIATVLAKHGISIASVIQHETSDEADGSNDPQIDPVTLVVMTHEATAGAARKATLEIESLATVTGPVVRLQVKD, encoded by the coding sequence ATGGAAAAGACAAACATCGCAATCGTTGGAATGGGCACCGTCGGCACCGGCGTCGCCCGCTTGTTGCTCGATCATGGCGACCGCACATCGCGGCATGCCGGGCGGACACTGTGGCTGAAAAAGGCAGTTGTCCGTGATCTTCAGAAGCCTCGCGACGTTGAACTGCCTGACGGCGTCGTGACTGATTCGATCGCTGACGTACTGAACGACCCAGAAATCACGGTCGTTGCCCAGTTGATAGGCGGGCTGGAGCCGGCACGAACGATCATGCTGGACCTCCTGGAAGCCGGCAAGGACATTGTCACTGCCAACAAAGCACTGTTGGCCCAGCACGGACCGGAGCTGTTCAACCGAGCCCGCGAACTTGGCCGCAGCATCGCCTTCGAAGCCTCGGTCGCTGGCGGCATCCCGATCATCGCAAACATCAGCCAGTGTTTGTCGGCCAACCAAATTGTTTCGCTGGAAGGCATTCTCAACGGCACCAGCAACTTCATCGTCACGCAAATGGACGAACGCGGCGCTTCGTACGACGATGTCGTTCGCCAAGCCCAAAAACTTGGCTACGCCGAAGCCGATCCGGCCATGGACGTTGACGGCAGCGACGCAGCGCAGAAATTGGCGATTCTTGCCCACTTGGCGTTCGGCGCCACGGTGGACTGGAACGACATTCCGCGAGTAGGCATTGATGGCTTGGCCGCGGATGATTTGACGTATGCTCGCAAACTGGGGTACCGAATCAAGTTGCTGGGCGTCGCTAAACTCGCCGACGATGGTCTTGAGCTCTCGGTTGGCCCAACGTTGGTCAAGATCGGCACGCCGCTTGCCGAAGTTCGCGATGCGTTCAACGCGATTCGGGTCATCGGTGATGCGGTCGGGCCTGTCTTCTATCACGGTCTGGGCGCGGGGCAGATGCCGACGGCATCGGCAGTGGTCGCTGACCTGATCGACACGGCCGTCGGTCGGACTCGATTGACGTTCCAAACGCTGGAGTATTTTTCGATCGATCAACCGCCGCGAGTCAAGTTGCGAGACGCGGATACTTTGGTTGGTCGCTACTACTTCCGTTTGCCCGTTTCGAATCATCCGGGAACGTTGGCTTCGATTGCGACGGTGCTTGCGAAGCACGGCATTTCGATTGCGTCGGTGATCCAGCACGAAACATCGGACGAAGCTGACGGATCAAATGATCCCCAGATCGATCCGGTTACCTTGGTTGTGATGACACACGAAGCAACCGCCGGTGCTGCTCGCAAAGCAACTCTGGAAATTGAATCACTAGCGACCGTTACTGGTCCAGTCGTTCGCTTGCAGGTGAAAGACTAG
- a CDS encoding sugar phosphate isomerase/epimerase family protein, with amino-acid sequence MNQPIMPGRRNFLKTVGTGIIGVAGASIVRPCFADETASPWLRKTLKVGMLGNKGTLADRFAVAKEAGFEGVEVNVPGVDIDEAKAAAKSSGIIIDGSVGGYHWGERHSDPDPAVRATALEKLKKGIEETAAVGGESMLLVPAHGKDGSDAEVYERAMAAIREAIPVAEKHSVSILIENVWNDFLYVHDGPNDQTADELAKFVDAFDSPWVGVQFDIGNHWKYGDPAQWIRTLGKRIKKLDIKGFSRAENKFTNITEGDIDWTSVETALHDVEFTGWLAAEVGGGGPTRLREISDHMEEALHCSKSVSLVN; translated from the coding sequence ATGAATCAGCCAATCATGCCCGGTCGGCGAAATTTTTTGAAAACGGTTGGCACCGGGATCATAGGAGTAGCCGGCGCCTCGATCGTCCGTCCATGTTTCGCGGACGAGACTGCCTCGCCGTGGCTGCGGAAAACGCTGAAGGTTGGAATGCTCGGGAACAAGGGAACCTTGGCTGATCGATTTGCCGTTGCCAAGGAAGCTGGTTTCGAAGGCGTCGAAGTGAACGTGCCCGGTGTCGACATCGACGAAGCAAAAGCTGCGGCAAAGTCCAGCGGCATCATCATCGACGGTTCGGTCGGCGGCTATCACTGGGGCGAGCGGCACAGCGATCCCGACCCGGCCGTGCGTGCCACGGCACTCGAAAAGTTAAAGAAAGGCATCGAAGAAACTGCTGCGGTTGGCGGCGAGTCGATGTTGTTGGTTCCCGCGCACGGCAAAGACGGTTCCGACGCCGAGGTTTACGAACGCGCGATGGCGGCGATTCGCGAAGCCATTCCAGTCGCTGAAAAGCACAGCGTTTCGATTTTGATCGAGAACGTTTGGAACGATTTTCTTTACGTTCACGATGGCCCGAATGATCAAACCGCAGACGAGTTGGCCAAGTTCGTCGACGCGTTTGATTCGCCCTGGGTCGGTGTCCAATTCGATATCGGTAACCACTGGAAGTATGGCGATCCGGCGCAGTGGATTCGCACTCTTGGAAAGCGAATCAAGAAGCTGGACATCAAAGGCTTCTCTCGCGCCGAAAATAAGTTCACCAACATTACCGAAGGCGACATCGATTGGACGTCGGTTGAAACGGCGCTGCACGATGTTGAATTCACGGGTTGGTTGGCGGCCGAGGTCGGCGGCGGCGGGCCAACACGACTGCGCGAGATCAGCGATCACATGGAAGAAGCCCTTCACTGCAGCAAGAGTGTCTCGCTTGTCAACTGA
- a CDS encoding ATP-binding cassette domain-containing protein — protein MIHVQHLTKTYEDLSRGSFVAVDRVSFSVRPGEIFGLLGANGAGKTTVMRILSTVLTPTHGIATVAGFDVIRDAAEVRRNIGFVSNNTAIYDRMTAWEMVNYFGKLHGMPKAELRDRLETLFTQLRMNEFRDVPGSKMSTGMKQKVSIARAMVHDPPVLIFDEATLGLDVLVARNLLSVVRTLRESGKCLIFSTHIMSEVERLCDRIAIMHRGRILDSGTLVELRSRHQEDDFEELFFGLLSRHEEAELDEMSMIGGVS, from the coding sequence ATGATCCACGTTCAGCATCTGACAAAAACGTATGAGGATCTGAGTCGCGGATCTTTTGTCGCCGTTGATCGCGTGTCATTCTCGGTCAGGCCCGGTGAGATTTTTGGGCTCCTCGGTGCTAACGGCGCTGGCAAAACGACGGTTATGCGGATTTTGTCGACGGTACTGACACCGACGCACGGCATCGCGACGGTCGCAGGCTTCGACGTGATTCGAGACGCCGCCGAAGTGCGTCGCAATATCGGGTTCGTCAGCAACAACACAGCGATCTACGACCGCATGACGGCATGGGAAATGGTCAACTACTTTGGCAAGTTGCACGGGATGCCAAAGGCTGAATTACGCGACCGGCTTGAAACGTTGTTTACTCAATTGCGAATGAACGAGTTTCGCGACGTTCCTGGATCGAAGATGTCGACGGGGATGAAGCAAAAGGTCTCGATTGCCCGGGCGATGGTTCACGATCCTCCTGTTTTGATCTTTGACGAAGCCACGTTGGGGCTGGACGTGTTGGTCGCTCGAAATTTGCTGAGCGTCGTTCGCACGCTGCGAGAATCAGGAAAGTGTTTGATCTTTTCGACTCACATCATGAGCGAAGTCGAACGGCTCTGCGATCGCATTGCGATCATGCACCGCGGCCGGATCTTAGATTCGGGGACGCTGGTTGAATTACGATCACGGCATCAAGAAGATGACTTCGAGGAACTCTTCTTTGGGCTGTTGAGTCGCCACGAAGAAGCTGAGTTGGATGAAATGTCGATGATAGGAGGAGTTTCGTAA
- a CDS encoding ABC transporter permease subunit/CPBP intramembrane protease: MSANSEAKRKAARKAGKPRWSAVWLIYAREMRDQLRDRRTLFTIAILPILLYPLVGTLLLQIAQFTRQHQTSVCVVGTDHLSDVPPLIDTDNRVFADGLADDDDRLELITYQWKEASITGDLDQKAKGWVSDGAFDVVLIIPPGFADPEKRAEEDSASIQLLYNVASDQSMVARDRVTRIMSKWQSGWVQDRLSDSGVDIKMLSPFKLSDIDIAPERTRETALWSKLLPFIMLVWAMTGAFYPAIDLVAGEKERGTLETLLCSPALRSEIVWGKLGAVTTFSMMTAILNASSMLVTSSFVFKQIGVGGSIGSPPIIPMLWLLVALVPLSALFSALALAVAAMARSSKEGQYYLMPLMMVTLPLVMLPMLPGTTLTAGTSLIPVTGMFLMVRALVEGQYAHALWHLPMVAGVTAGCLWLAVSWVRRQFEDEAVLFGGSDQWELRGWVRHLWRDRQTAATPSQAFACGAMILVALFFGKLAVTEMPTSIAGFAKLIMLPQIGMILAPALLMATMMTTSLRKSLRIRMSHWTTFPMAVLLGVTLHPLYVMLAQWISYTYPISEQAIAAMKPFTDQISTAPWMTVIFLMAFVPAVCEELAFRGFIFGGLVRERHHLRAVLISALMFGISHGVLQQSIAATMMGVLLGFIALRTGSVLPGILIHFTNNALSVSMERIADGSWEGASLFLTATETGPAYQPIWIVCSIGIAITCLLYFATLRPNIDLCESDNLESDAEIIDPTARLLVG, encoded by the coding sequence ATGAGTGCGAATTCCGAAGCAAAACGAAAAGCCGCGCGTAAGGCCGGTAAGCCGCGCTGGTCCGCAGTGTGGTTGATCTATGCACGGGAAATGCGTGACCAGCTTCGTGACCGGCGAACACTATTCACGATCGCGATCCTGCCGATTCTGTTGTATCCGCTGGTCGGAACCCTGTTGCTGCAGATCGCACAATTCACACGTCAACACCAGACATCGGTTTGTGTCGTCGGCACGGATCATTTGTCCGATGTGCCACCACTGATCGACACCGATAACCGTGTGTTTGCAGATGGACTGGCCGATGATGACGATCGACTAGAACTAATTACGTATCAGTGGAAAGAAGCTTCGATCACTGGCGATTTGGACCAAAAGGCAAAGGGTTGGGTCAGCGACGGTGCATTTGACGTCGTGCTGATCATTCCGCCTGGTTTTGCTGATCCCGAAAAGCGAGCGGAAGAAGACTCGGCATCGATTCAATTGCTCTACAACGTCGCATCTGACCAATCAATGGTGGCACGTGACCGTGTAACCCGGATCATGTCGAAGTGGCAAAGTGGTTGGGTTCAAGACCGGCTGAGTGATTCGGGTGTCGACATCAAAATGTTGTCGCCGTTTAAACTATCGGACATCGACATTGCGCCCGAACGCACACGTGAAACAGCGCTTTGGAGCAAGTTGTTGCCGTTCATCATGTTGGTGTGGGCGATGACCGGCGCGTTCTATCCGGCGATCGACTTGGTGGCCGGCGAAAAAGAACGCGGGACGCTTGAAACACTGCTGTGTAGCCCGGCGCTTCGCAGCGAAATCGTGTGGGGCAAGCTTGGCGCCGTGACGACCTTCAGCATGATGACGGCGATCTTGAACGCGTCCAGCATGTTGGTCACCAGTTCCTTTGTATTTAAACAAATCGGTGTCGGCGGATCGATTGGGTCACCGCCGATCATCCCGATGTTATGGTTGTTGGTGGCGCTGGTGCCGTTGTCGGCGCTGTTCAGTGCTTTGGCGCTGGCGGTTGCGGCGATGGCGCGAAGCAGCAAAGAAGGTCAGTACTATTTGATGCCGCTGATGATGGTGACATTGCCATTGGTGATGTTGCCGATGTTGCCTGGCACAACGCTGACCGCAGGTACCAGCTTGATTCCCGTGACGGGAATGTTCTTGATGGTGCGAGCACTCGTCGAAGGACAATATGCCCACGCGCTTTGGCACTTGCCGATGGTGGCCGGAGTGACCGCAGGATGTTTGTGGTTGGCCGTTTCATGGGTGCGCCGGCAATTTGAAGACGAAGCCGTTCTATTCGGCGGCAGCGATCAATGGGAACTGCGTGGTTGGGTTCGTCACCTTTGGCGAGACCGCCAAACCGCAGCGACTCCGTCGCAAGCCTTTGCATGCGGTGCCATGATTTTGGTGGCGTTGTTTTTTGGTAAGCTGGCCGTCACCGAAATGCCTACATCGATCGCAGGCTTTGCCAAGCTGATCATGTTGCCGCAGATTGGAATGATTTTGGCACCGGCGTTATTGATGGCGACGATGATGACCACATCGCTGCGAAAGAGTCTTCGGATTCGGATGTCGCACTGGACCACGTTTCCAATGGCGGTGTTGTTGGGCGTGACGCTGCATCCGTTGTACGTGATGTTGGCCCAGTGGATCAGTTACACGTATCCAATCAGCGAGCAGGCCATTGCCGCGATGAAGCCGTTCACGGACCAGATTTCCACAGCGCCTTGGATGACGGTCATTTTCTTGATGGCATTTGTTCCGGCGGTTTGCGAAGAACTTGCCTTCCGCGGTTTCATCTTTGGTGGACTCGTTCGCGAGCGACACCACCTTCGCGCCGTTCTGATTTCGGCGTTGATGTTTGGGATCTCGCATGGCGTGCTGCAGCAGTCGATTGCGGCGACGATGATGGGAGTATTGTTGGGCTTTATCGCTCTTCGCACGGGCAGCGTTTTGCCTGGAATCCTGATCCACTTCACCAATAATGCGCTTTCGGTTTCGATGGAGCGAATTGCGGATGGATCTTGGGAGGGGGCGTCGTTGTTCTTGACCGCAACCGAGACCGGACCAGCTTATCAACCGATTTGGATCGTTTGCAGCATTGGCATCGCGATCACGTGCTTGTTGTACTTTGCCACGTTGCGGCCGAATATTGACTTGTGCGAATCCGACAATTTGGAAAGCGATGCGGAAATCATCGATCCAACGGCACGATTGCTAGTCGGGTAA
- a CDS encoding two-partner secretion domain-containing protein has product MKNGIEGHLMRRLRKNQLRSSRRRTARRLLVLLIASASPAGQSVYAQVPTGADVVAGQVAISEAGNALNIHAATTRAIVNWDSFSLGAGNVANFNLPDANSAILNRVTSPSMPSTIAGAVNSNGHVYLVNPSGIVVSSSGMVNTNGFTASTFDIANQDFMDGGALTFADNGSKSSIVNNGTIATGSGGAHLIANEIANHGTLTSNGGNITLSGGGRVTLDNGVTYVQPTLETLASGISPTAGLIQNTGTIRATGAATSGGEVYLVNPNGKIMHDGTIAAQNIASNGDTIGGHVQLEADEITLTQNSSIDARGTHGGGEVLVGGDWQGSGAMTQATTVKMEAGATIDASATVSGDGGKIVLWSDIHNLNSVTQAFGTLLARAGELLGNGGQIETSGHQVDTSGIGVDAGSEHGDAGHWLIDPYNYVIDAIAASNIVSALNSNTSVTVTTTANVSAFGSSGNSSDAGDITISAQIDATGTGSLTLDAARDIIISQQLVRVTGDGANINLLAGLNIVEDQTSGGIKLETGTGNIVLAADADGNGSGVIDFRTSGVLDFLTNGGDITFGGGDATASGYAQGYDASTNEAVHFADSSAVTIRSNGGDISLKGRSSTATAPNSNGAFGVGFLNNSSVTIDSGVGTILIEGISQQAGSSSSTGQGVYFLGGNTTIKSANITSDAIRIIGDASASKSTNSYGVEFDSNAYIHATGVGGGILIDGHAGTASSDLMMRSHTYEILANGGPISLLGHKADGLFTIGGSSNINIGSKTGTAVATSASDVTIQFDQYSFNGYSPKIATSGDVLW; this is encoded by the coding sequence ATGAAGAATGGAATCGAGGGGCACTTGATGAGACGTTTGCGGAAAAACCAACTCCGATCTTCTCGCCGCCGAACGGCGCGAAGATTGCTGGTTCTTTTGATCGCATCGGCATCGCCGGCCGGACAATCTGTATATGCGCAGGTCCCCACTGGCGCCGACGTGGTGGCTGGACAGGTTGCCATTTCCGAAGCCGGAAACGCACTGAACATCCACGCCGCGACCACTCGCGCAATCGTCAACTGGGATTCGTTCAGTCTCGGCGCGGGAAATGTTGCCAACTTCAATCTGCCCGATGCCAACTCCGCGATCCTGAACCGCGTGACGTCACCAAGCATGCCGTCAACGATCGCTGGCGCGGTCAACTCGAACGGGCATGTCTATCTCGTCAATCCATCGGGCATCGTGGTCAGCTCGTCGGGCATGGTGAATACGAACGGATTCACGGCGTCAACGTTTGACATTGCGAACCAAGACTTCATGGACGGCGGTGCGTTGACTTTTGCGGATAACGGATCGAAGTCGTCGATCGTCAACAACGGGACGATCGCGACAGGCTCCGGTGGGGCTCACTTGATCGCGAACGAAATCGCGAACCACGGCACGCTGACTTCCAATGGCGGGAACATCACGTTGTCGGGCGGCGGACGAGTGACTCTCGACAATGGTGTGACGTACGTCCAGCCAACGCTGGAAACGCTTGCCAGCGGTATCAGTCCGACCGCAGGCTTGATTCAGAATACAGGGACGATTCGCGCGACCGGCGCAGCGACGAGCGGTGGCGAGGTCTATTTGGTGAATCCGAATGGCAAGATCATGCACGATGGAACGATCGCGGCGCAGAATATCGCCAGCAACGGAGATACCATTGGCGGCCATGTTCAACTCGAAGCGGACGAGATCACGCTGACGCAGAATTCGTCGATCGATGCACGCGGCACTCATGGCGGCGGTGAAGTACTGGTCGGTGGCGACTGGCAAGGCTCCGGCGCTATGACTCAGGCGACTACCGTAAAGATGGAAGCCGGCGCGACGATCGATGCTTCGGCAACTGTATCGGGCGATGGCGGAAAAATTGTGCTGTGGTCAGACATTCATAACTTGAATTCCGTCACGCAAGCCTTCGGAACCCTGCTCGCGCGAGCGGGCGAACTGCTGGGCAACGGTGGACAGATCGAAACCTCCGGACATCAGGTTGATACCTCGGGCATCGGCGTTGACGCGGGATCTGAACATGGTGACGCGGGGCATTGGTTGATTGATCCGTACAACTACGTCATCGATGCGATTGCGGCCAGCAATATTGTCAGCGCGTTGAATTCGAATACCAGCGTGACCGTCACCACGACGGCCAATGTGTCGGCGTTTGGCAGTTCCGGCAACAGCAGCGATGCGGGCGACATCACCATTAGCGCTCAGATCGATGCAACGGGCACAGGCTCTCTGACTCTGGATGCGGCTCGCGACATCATCATTTCACAACAACTTGTTCGAGTCACCGGCGATGGGGCCAATATCAATTTGTTGGCTGGACTTAACATTGTCGAGGACCAAACGAGCGGGGGCATCAAGCTGGAGACCGGCACAGGTAACATCGTATTGGCGGCTGATGCCGATGGTAACGGCAGCGGCGTGATCGACTTCCGTACGTCGGGCGTGTTGGACTTTCTAACAAACGGTGGTGACATCACTTTCGGTGGCGGAGATGCGACCGCAAGTGGGTACGCCCAAGGCTACGATGCCAGCACGAATGAAGCGGTCCACTTTGCCGATTCCAGTGCGGTCACCATCCGTTCCAATGGAGGCGACATCAGCCTGAAAGGACGCTCGTCGACCGCTACTGCTCCAAACAGCAACGGTGCCTTTGGAGTTGGCTTTTTGAACAATAGCAGCGTTACGATCGATAGTGGAGTCGGAACGATTTTGATCGAAGGCATCAGCCAGCAGGCCGGTAGCAGCTCCAGTACCGGTCAGGGCGTCTACTTTCTGGGTGGCAACACGACGATCAAATCTGCCAACATAACCAGTGATGCGATTCGAATCATTGGCGACGCCAGCGCTTCCAAGTCAACGAACAGTTACGGTGTCGAGTTTGATTCGAACGCGTACATTCATGCCACCGGCGTTGGTGGCGGGATTCTGATCGATGGTCATGCGGGAACCGCCAGTTCCGACTTGATGATGCGTTCTCATACGTACGAAATCCTTGCCAATGGCGGCCCCATATCGTTACTCGGACATAAAGCGGATGGTCTGTTCACCATCGGCGGCAGCTCCAACATCAACATCGGTTCGAAGACAGGAACCGCCGTTGCGACGAGTGCCAGCGACGTGACGATTCAGTTTGATCAGTACTCCTTCAACGGTTACTCGCCCAAAATCGCAACCAGCGGTGACGTGCTGTGGTAG